From a single Nicotiana tomentosiformis chromosome 2, ASM39032v3, whole genome shotgun sequence genomic region:
- the LOC104095506 gene encoding peroxidase 63-like → MALKMLLFLCISALLSTPSLSQRHSPLNTAYYRKSCPRFEQIMEETTTNKQITSPTTAAATLRLFFHDCFVGGCDASVLVSSTPFNKAERDAEINLSLPGDGFDVVVRAKTALELSCPGIVSCSDILAVAARNLVVQTGGPFYPVKLGRKDSFVSKASLVEGNLPRPTMPMDQIIKIFESRGFYIQEMVALSGAHTIGFSHCKEFNSDLYNYNKTSQADPSYNPRFAQALKDACGNSQKDPTLSVFNDIMTPNKFDNMYYQNLPKGLGLLSSDRGLFSDPRTRIHVEEYVRDQNAFFKAFASAMQKLSEHGVKIGKRGEIRHRCDAFNN, encoded by the coding sequence ATGGCTTTAAAAATGCTTCTTTTTCTATGCATCTCTGCCTTATTAAGTACTCCCTCTTTATCCCAGCGCCATTCGCCCCTAAACACTGCTTATTACCGTAAATCATGCCCAAGATTTGAGCAGATAATGGAAGAAACCACTACAAACAAACAGATCACTTCCCCTACTACCGCCGCCGCCACTCTCCGCCTCTTCTTCCACGACTGCTTCGTCGGCGGCTGTGACGCCTCCGTCCTCGTTTCCTCCACTCCCTTCAACAAAGCAGAGCGTGACGCCGAAATCAACCTCTCTCTCCCCGGCGACGGCTTCGACGTGGTCGTACGCGCCAAGACAGCGCTTGAACTTTCCTGCCCAGGTATCGTCTCTTGTTCCGATATTCTCGCCGTCGCTGCTCGGAACCTCGTCGTCCAAACCGGCGGCCCGTTTTATCCAGTTAAATTGGGCCGTAAAGATTCTTTTGTATCCAAAGCCTCATTAGTAGAAGGAAATCTGCCCCGGCCCACAATGCCGATGGATCAAATCATTAAGATTTTCGAGTCCAGAGGATTTTATATCCAAGAAATGGTAGCATTATCTGGAGCTCACACAATTGGATTTTCCCACTGTAAAGAGTTCAACTCAGATCTTTATAACTACAACAAGACTTCACAAGCTGACCCTTCGTACAATCCGAGGTTTGCTCAAGCTTTGAAAGATGCTTGTGGTAATTCCCAGAAAGATCCAACATTATCAGTGTTCAACGATATAATGACTCCTAACAAATTCGACAATATGTATTATCAGAACTTGCCAAAGGGTTTGGGTTTGTTGTCTTCAGACCGTGGTCTGTTTTCAGATCCGAGGACGAGAATTCACGTTGAAGAATATGTTAGAGATCAGAATGCATTTTTTAAGGCATTTGCTTCAGCAATGCAGAAGCTTAGTGAACATGGTGTTAAAATTGGTAAACGTGGTGAGATCAGGCACAGGTGTGACGCTTTCAACAATTGA
- the LOC104095517 gene encoding mediator of RNA polymerase II transcription subunit 4-like produces the protein MLQNAQHQLLQSPARLGLPTPSSPSLQNPTTPPKFSSQLSQHLQPHQQANILTTSTTSSTLLPLLPPLSRAQSLLIQMASLSSRLFEVSPNRSHWLSAFRGSFPSFLPSAAPVPQDSYPSSSKEILSVFTSLQTQLFEAVAELQEILDLQDEKQKVTREIRSNDSAILAFANKLKGAERVLDNLVDDYSDYRRPKRVKLENDIDESSVTTVATQLKLSDILSYAHRISYTTFAPPEFGAGQAPLRGALPPAPQDEQMRASQLYNFANLDVGLPKIDDDKEKIIEPLIEPSADITNLSAIPGLIPPNIIVPSGWKPGMPVELPTDLPLPPPGWKPGDPIALPPVDSLPLPPKVEEAPARPVPPPGLPRMPEPIQVRHVQLDIEDDSSDYSSEASSDSED, from the coding sequence ATGTTACAGAATGCTCAACACCAACTTCTGCAATCGCCGGCCCGGCTTGGCCTGCCAACTCCTAGTTCACCTTCTCTTCAAAACCCAACCACTCCTCCTAAGTTCTCCTCGCAATTGTCACAACATCTTCAACCTCATCAACAGGCAAATATATTAACTACCAGTACCACCTCATCAACACTGCTTCCTCTTCTCCCACCTCTCTCTAGAGCTCAGTCTCTTCTCATTCAAATGGCATCTCTTTCTTCAAGACTCTTTGAAGTCTCACCTAACCGATCCCATTGGCTTAGTGCTTTTCGAGGCTCTTTCCCTTCATTTTTGCCTTCTGCAGCACCGGTTCCTCAAGATTCCTACCCATCGTCCTCAAAAGAAATCCTTTCTGTGTTTACTTCTCTTCAGACACAGCTGTTTGAAGCAGTTGCCGAATTGCAAGAAATTCTTGATCTTCAAGATGAGAAGCAAAAAGTCACCCGTGAAATTAGGTCAAATGATTCTGCAATTCTTGCTTTCGCCAATAAACTCAAAGGAGCTGAGCGTGTTCTTGACAATCTTGTTGACGATTACTCTGATTATCGCCGTCCCAAACGGGTGAAGTTGGAAAATGATATTGATGAATCTTCAGTAACAACTGTAGCAACCCAGTTGAAATTATCTGACATATTGTCATATGCTCATAGGATAAGCTACACTACTTTTGCTCCACCTGAATTTGGTGCTGGACAGGCTCCTCTTCGGGGAGCACTCCCACCTGCTCCACAGGACGAGCAAATGCGTGCATCTCAATTATATAATTTTGCCAATCTCGATGTTGGTTTACCTAAAATAGATGATGACAAAGAGAAGATCATTGAGCCGCTCATTGAACCTTCAGCAGATATTACCAATCTTTCAGCAATTCCAGGCCTCATCCCTCCAAATATCATAGTGCCATCTGGATGGAAACCTGGTATGCCTGTCGAGTTGCCCACTGACCTCCCACTTCCTCCACCTGGGTGGAAGCCTGGTGACCCAATTGCTCTCCCTCCAGTTGATTCTCTTCCACTTCCTCCAAAAGTGGAGGAAGCGCCAGCACGACCAGTACCTCCTCCAGGACTGCCAAGAATGCCCGAGCCAATACAGGTTCGGCATGTGCAGCTTGATATTGAGGATGATAGTAGCGATTATAGTTCTGAGGCCAGCTCTGATAGTGAAGATTGA
- the LOC104095527 gene encoding uncharacterized protein has translation MRTDGILGVEDRDSKRSAINTARNKQKWLSRKEKWLVVLGVILHAVYMLSIFDIYFKTPIVHGMDPVPPRFVAPAKRLVLLVADGLRADKFFEPDSDSDGGYRAPFLRNIIRKQGRWGVSHARPPTESRPGHVAIIAGFYEDPSAVTKGWKANPVEFDSVFNQSRHIFSYGSPDIVPIFCGALPHSTWNTYPHEFEDFATDASFLDEWSFDQFQNLLNRSNQDPKLKHLLEQDKLVVFLHLLGCDSNGHAHKPFSSIYLNNVKVVDKIAEKVYNLMQSYFKDNQTAYIFTADHGMSDKGSHGDGHPTNTDTPLVAWGAGVGYPLPISHSDHHENTAARFIDDHLHDTATPSEWGLSGMTRLDVNQADIAPLMSTLLGLPCPVNSVGNLPLRYMNLNKAEEVEAVLANTKQILNQFLRKSQLKQSTSLFFKPFKPLASYSSLLRQIEHLISLKEYETAMKLSEHLRSLALQGLHYFQTYDWLMLMTVITLGYVGWMIYVVLHVLQSYTSLPANIFSKEQLPNPRRSKVKVHLLGGLSMGVVCTVLLVEQSPPLYHAYVVMTMFLWTQIFSEYRFLKALCKYLCGKPNDYYLKLIATCIFSVIILELLVKSFTDRKLYTWCFLTTGVAVAFYLFRSLPWRSGVPIFVWVACWFLSAFTLLPPQIPENTLLVVAGGLMIIAIAIILRYVELHAKDNIYWRSLAEQDSKKLKFPLLFHLQILLVGLASVLVWLSTSHRTEKRELLVLHQLMNWSIAGFSMILPLFSATGLLPRLTSIFLGFAPPFLLLSIGYEALFYGALSLALIAWILVENAYLHISKFRLSSAQVKSMEGNFNLAHDNRCLELSDMRIPLAFMVFFNIAFFGTGNFASIASFEISSVYRFITIFSPFLMASLLIFKLLIPFILVICVFSAITKLVQIPLLGCYFLVILCSDVMTIHFFFLVRNKGSWMEIGNSISHFGIMSAQVVFVLMLFAGTNVFTKDILVRSAQQFSRKKM, from the exons ATGAGGACCGATGGGATCTTAGGAGTCGAAGACAGAGATAGTAAAAGATCCGCCATTAACACAGCTCGAAACAAGCAGAAATGGCTGAGCAGAAAAGAGAAATGGCTGGTAGTTCTTGGTGTGATACTTCATGCAGTGTACATGCTCAGTATCTTCGACATTTACTTCAAAACCCCAATTGTCCATGGCATGGACCCTGTCCCACCTCGTTTCGTTGCTCCAGCTAAGCGTCTTGTTCTTCTGGTTG CGGATGGTTTAAGGGCTGATAAGTTTTTCGAGCCGGATTCGGATTCAGATGGAGGTTATAGAGCACCATTTTTGAGGAACATTATTAGGAAACAAGGTCGATGGGGAGTATCACATGCTCGTCCTCCAACAGAATCTAGGCCTGGACATGTTGCTATTATTGCTGGATTTTATGAAGATCCTAGTGCTGTCACTAAAG GTTGGAAGGCAAATCCTGTAGAGTTTGATTCAGTATTTAATCAAAGCCGGCATATATTTTCCTATGGTAGCCCAGATATTGTTCCCATATTCTGTGGGGCCTTGCCACATAGCACTTGGAATACGTATCCACATGAATTTGAGGATTTCGCTACTG ATGCTTCGTTTTTGGATGAGTGGTCATTCGATCAATTCCAGAACCTCTTGAATAGGTCCAATCAAGACCCAAAATTGAAGCATCTTCTAGAACAGGATAAGCTTGTTGTTTTTCTACACCTGCTTGGCTGTGATTCCAATGGTCATGCACATAAGCCCTTTTCGTCCATCTATCTAAATAATGTTAAGGTGGTCGACAAGATAGCGGAAAAAGTTTACAATCTTATGCAGAGCTACTTCAAGGATAATCAGACTGCATATATATTTACAGCAGATCATGGAATGAGCGACAAAG GGAGTCATGGAGATGGACATCCGACAAACACCGATACACCTCTTGTGGCATGGGGAGCAGGCGTCGGGTATCCCTTGCCAATTTCCCACAGTGACCATCATGAAAATACTGCTGCTCGTTTTATTGATGACCATCTGCATGATACAGCAACACCCTCAGAATGGGGCCTCAGTGGCATGACGAGGTTGGATGTTAATCAAGCTGACATTGCACCACTGATG TCCACTCTTCTTGGTCTGCCATGTCCTGTCAATTCAGTTGGCAATTTGCCACTTCGTTACATGAATCTGAATAAG GCAGAAGAAGTTGAAGCTGTGCTAGCCAATACGAAGCAAATCCTCAATCAGTTCCTTCGAAAGTCAC AGTTAAAGCAGTCGACCTCATTATTCTTCAAGCCTTTCAAGCCATTGGCTAGCTATTCATCATTATTGCGTCAAATCGAGCATCTGATTTCTCTCAAAGAGTACGAGACTGCAATGAAGCTGTCTGAACATCTTAGGAGCTTGGCACTTCAAGGACTTCACTATTTCCAGACATATGATTGGTTGATGCTGATGACTGTAATTACACTTGGCTATGTTGGTTGGATGATCTATGTGGTACTCCATGTCTTGCAATCTTATACATCCCTACCTGCAAATATTTTTAGCAAGGAGCAATTACCTAATCCGAGAAGAAGTAAAGTTAAGGTAC ATCTTTTAGGCGGTTTGTCAATGGGAGTAGTGTGCACTGTTCTGTTGGTTGAACAATCTCCTCCCCTTTATCACGCATATGTCGTGATGACAATGTTTCTGTGGACGCAAATATTTAGTGAATATCGATTTCTTAAGGCATTGTGCAAATACTTGTGCGGGAAACCTAATGATTACTATCTTAAACTCATTGCAACTTGTATTTTCTCCGTGATCATTCTTGAGCTTCTG GTGAAAAGCTTCACAGACAGAAAGCTGTATACTTGGTGTTTCTTAACTACAGGGGTTGCGGTTGCTTTTTATCTGTTTCGATCATTACCTTGGAGATCTGGAGTACCAATCTTTGTATGGGTAGCATGTTGGTTTTTGTCCGCTTTTACTCTCCTGCCCCCTCAAATTCCAGAAAACACCCTGCTTGT AGTTGCTGGTGGTCTGATGATTATTGCAATTGCCATAATCCTTCGATATGTGGAACTACATGCTAAAGATAACATATATTGGCGTAGTCTCGCTGAACAAGACTCGAAGAAACTCAAGTTCCCCTTGCTCTTTCACTTGCAG ATCCTGTTGGTTGGCTTAGCATCTGTGCTGGTTTGGCTTTCAACATCTCATAGAACAGAGAAGCGGGAACTGCTAGTCCTACACCAACTGATGAATTGGTCAATTGCTG GCTTTTCGATGATACTCCCACTCTTTTCAGCTACCGGTCTCTTGCCCAGACTTACATCCATTTTCCTTGGCTTTGCACCTCCCTTCCTGCTTCTATCGATCGG ATATGAAGCTCTCTTCTATGGCGCTCTCAGTCTTGCACTTATAGCATGGATACTGGTGGAAAATGCTTATCTCCATATAAGCAAGTTCAGATTATCATCAGCTCAAGTCAAATCCATGGAGGGTAACTTTAACCTTGCGCATGATAATAGGTGCCTGGAGTTATCTGATATGAGGATCCCATTAGCCTTT ATGGTCTTTTTCAACATTGCATTCTTTGGAACTGGTAATTTTGCAAGTATTGCAAGCTTTGAGATCTCCTCCGTGTATCGGTTCATCACTATTTTCAGT CCTTTTCTGATGGCATCGTTGCTTATTTTCAAGTTATTAATACCATTCATACTTGTCAT ATGTGTGTTTAGCGCAATCACTAAATTGGTGCAAATTCCATTGTTGGGATGCTATTTTCTGGTGATCTTGTGCTCAGATGTAATGACAATCCATTTCTTCTTCCTG GTCCGAAATAAAGGAAGCTGGATGGAAATTGGCAACAGCATTAGCCATTTCGGTATTATGAGTGCTCAAGTTGTGTTTGTCCTCATGCTATTTGCTGGTACAAATGTATTCACGAAAGACATCCTAGTTAGATCAGCTCAGCAGTTTTCTCGTAAAAAAATGTGA